The Hymenobacter sp. GOD-10R genome includes a window with the following:
- the lptB gene encoding LPS export ABC transporter ATP-binding protein, with the protein MILRAEHLIKKYKARTVVNDMSVTVEQGEIVGLLGPNGAGKTTCFYMMVGMVKPNEGRIFLDNEEITRLPIYQRAQRGVGYLAQEASVFRDLTVEENILAVLQMTKLSKKEQLDKTEELLNEFSLTHVRKNLGRVLSGGERRRTEIARALAVDPKFVLLDEPFAGVDPIATEEIQGIVAKLKHKNIGILITDHDVNSTLSIVDRAYLLFEGKLLKAGTAEELAADEVVRRVYLGKNFELKRAKPAIS; encoded by the coding sequence ATGATTCTGAGAGCCGAACACCTGATCAAGAAATACAAAGCGCGTACCGTAGTCAACGACATGTCGGTGACGGTAGAGCAGGGCGAAATCGTAGGGCTGCTAGGACCGAACGGTGCCGGCAAAACCACCTGTTTCTACATGATGGTGGGCATGGTGAAGCCTAATGAGGGGCGCATTTTCCTTGATAACGAGGAAATTACCCGCCTGCCCATCTACCAACGGGCACAGCGTGGGGTGGGCTACCTAGCCCAGGAAGCCTCCGTCTTTCGCGACCTGACGGTGGAGGAAAACATCTTGGCGGTGCTGCAAATGACCAAGCTCTCGAAAAAGGAGCAGCTTGACAAAACCGAAGAGCTGCTCAATGAATTCAGCCTCACGCACGTGCGCAAAAACCTAGGGCGGGTGCTGAGCGGGGGCGAGCGACGCCGCACCGAAATTGCGCGCGCCCTAGCCGTTGACCCGAAATTCGTGCTTCTGGATGAGCCTTTCGCCGGCGTCGACCCCATTGCTACGGAAGAGATTCAGGGCATTGTAGCTAAGCTCAAGCACAAAAACATCGGTATCCTCATCACCGACCACGACGTAAACTCCACGCTGAGCATCGTCGACCGGGCGTACCTACTCTTTGAAGGAAAGCTCCTGAAAGCCGGCACGGCCGAAGAGCTAGCTGCCGACGAAGTAGTGCGCCGCGTGTACCTAGGTAAGAACTTCGAGCTGAAGCGAGCTAAACCGGCTATCAGTTAA
- a CDS encoding HlyD family secretion protein, with amino-acid sequence MATTATKTDNSKRADRVIARITTWLAGLLLVALLVWGGIMGWRLLQYEETNDAQVEEYINPINSKVTGYIRKIKYQENQAVKAGDTLVIIDDRDYQLPVAEAEAALANTQAQLEVLGSNVQTSQRTSQASQAQIGAARARLEEQQKEYNRYRQLLADEAVTRQQFERIETALQVARSDYQALQGNYATTLSRVGEVRAQRPVLLAELKRRQVALQKAQLDLSYTIITAPYNGKMGRQTIQEGQLIQAGQPLAYIVNEDAGKWVTANFKETQLRNMHVGQPVQIKTDAYPGEVFNGRIESLSPATGARFSLLPPDNATGNFIKVTQRIPVRIQLTDKPEKTQQLAAGMNALVTVEK; translated from the coding sequence ATGGCAACTACAGCAACGAAGACCGACAACTCGAAGCGGGCCGACCGGGTCATTGCGCGCATTACCACTTGGCTGGCGGGCTTGCTGCTCGTGGCGCTGCTGGTGTGGGGCGGCATCATGGGCTGGCGCCTACTGCAGTACGAAGAAACCAACGACGCGCAGGTGGAGGAATACATCAACCCCATCAATAGCAAGGTCACGGGCTACATCCGCAAGATCAAGTACCAGGAAAACCAGGCCGTGAAGGCAGGCGACACGCTCGTCATTATCGACGACCGTGACTACCAACTCCCGGTCGCCGAAGCCGAAGCCGCGCTAGCCAACACCCAGGCCCAACTAGAGGTGCTCGGCAGCAACGTACAAACGTCGCAGCGCACCTCCCAGGCGAGTCAGGCGCAAATTGGGGCGGCTCGCGCCCGCCTGGAAGAGCAGCAGAAAGAATACAACCGCTACCGGCAGCTGCTGGCCGATGAGGCCGTGACGCGTCAACAGTTTGAGCGCATTGAAACGGCCCTGCAAGTAGCCCGCTCCGACTACCAGGCCCTGCAAGGCAACTACGCCACCACGTTGTCGCGGGTGGGCGAGGTGCGCGCCCAGCGGCCGGTGCTGCTAGCCGAGCTGAAGCGCCGCCAAGTGGCCTTACAGAAAGCCCAGCTCGACCTTTCCTACACCATCATTACGGCGCCCTACAATGGCAAGATGGGCCGCCAGACCATTCAGGAAGGCCAGCTTATTCAGGCCGGCCAACCCCTAGCCTACATCGTGAACGAAGACGCGGGTAAGTGGGTGACGGCCAACTTCAAGGAGACGCAGCTGCGCAACATGCATGTGGGCCAACCCGTGCAAATCAAGACCGATGCGTACCCTGGGGAAGTGTTCAACGGGCGCATCGAATCCTTGTCGCCGGCTACCGGAGCTAGGTTTTCCCTGCTGCCTCCCGACAACGCCACCGGCAACTTCATCAAGGTGACGCAGCGCATTCCGGTACGCATTCAGCTCACCGACAAGCCCGAGAAAACCCAGCAGCTCGCCGCCGGCATGAACGCCCTCGTGACGGTGGAAAAGTAG
- a CDS encoding AraC family transcriptional regulator, protein MLTATQFLQQNIDIDSLPACMFVQHARTEHNYPMHYHQKGQFVYVEEGLAYLYAPTKTYFIPARHYVWIPPLMEHRVFVQSPQHLLHSLCFAVDDDLAHPFYSVMGIYPVTTLLYEMLLFTERWDGHICPDDHDQYLFLQTLKMLLPQISQHPLPIVLPTTDDERLQPVLAYLHENLGEPLELSAVARQFGFSTRNLSRLFQQRMSLSFVQYLKLCRIISAMEQMLQTSKNISEIAYSVGYNSLSAFSNTFAQLVHCRPTEFVQKEHKHSKHMTRR, encoded by the coding sequence ATGCTCACTGCCACACAGTTTCTCCAACAGAACATCGACATCGATAGTCTGCCGGCGTGCATGTTCGTACAGCATGCCCGCACCGAGCACAACTACCCCATGCATTATCACCAAAAGGGGCAGTTTGTGTACGTGGAAGAGGGGCTAGCTTACTTGTACGCGCCCACCAAGACGTACTTCATTCCGGCCCGCCACTACGTCTGGATTCCGCCGCTCATGGAACACCGCGTGTTTGTACAGTCCCCTCAGCATCTGTTGCATAGCCTGTGCTTCGCGGTTGATGACGACCTAGCCCACCCATTCTACAGCGTGATGGGCATTTACCCCGTCACGACGCTGCTCTACGAGATGCTGCTGTTCACGGAAAGATGGGACGGTCACATCTGCCCCGATGACCACGACCAGTACTTGTTTCTGCAAACGCTGAAGATGCTGCTGCCCCAAATCAGCCAGCACCCGCTCCCCATCGTGCTGCCCACCACCGACGACGAGCGCCTGCAACCGGTGCTGGCTTACTTGCACGAAAACCTAGGAGAGCCGCTGGAGCTATCGGCCGTGGCGCGGCAGTTTGGCTTCAGCACGCGCAACTTGTCGCGGCTCTTTCAGCAGCGCATGAGCTTATCGTTTGTGCAGTACCTGAAGCTGTGTCGCATCATCTCCGCCATGGAGCAGATGCTGCAAACCAGCAAGAATATCAGCGAAATAGCCTACAGCGTGGGTTATAATAGCCTATCGGCGTTCAGCAATACCTTCGCCCAGCTCGTGCACTGCCGTCCCACCGAGTTTGTGCAGAAAGAGCACAAGCACAGCAAGCACATGACACGGCGCTAA
- a CDS encoding DoxX family protein, protein MASISPAFSLWTSRMLSVLRITAGFLFMQHGMQKLFNFPAGGHSAELFSMMGLAGVLEFVGGLLLIFGLFTRPVAFILSGLMAVAYFMAHAPQGPLPIVNQGELAVLYCFIFLFLAVAGAGDWSLDAWRQRLAARR, encoded by the coding sequence ATGGCTTCTATCTCTCCTGCTTTCTCTCTTTGGACTTCGCGGATGCTGAGCGTTTTGCGCATTACCGCGGGCTTTTTGTTCATGCAACACGGCATGCAGAAGCTGTTTAACTTCCCAGCCGGTGGTCACAGTGCTGAGCTGTTTTCAATGATGGGTCTGGCGGGCGTCCTGGAGTTTGTGGGCGGCTTGCTGCTGATCTTTGGTTTGTTTACGCGGCCGGTAGCGTTCATCTTGTCGGGCCTGATGGCGGTGGCGTATTTCATGGCACATGCCCCGCAAGGCCCGCTTCCGATCGTGAACCAAGGCGAACTAGCGGTGCTCTATTGCTTTATTTTTCTCTTCTTGGCCGTGGCCGGTGCCGGTGACTGGAGCCTGGATGCGTGGCGCCAGCGCCTAGCTGCCAGGCGGTAG
- a CDS encoding TolC family protein, translated as MIYRSRAWILIVTISTVIAYQAQAQANLQAQLVLTLDKAWQQAEAYNKEVQLQQQQVVISQELVKDRQTERLPRVMTRGEYTYLGALYGYEPKKWLSNPESVPVPPSPHVYSAALRTEWDVYTGGRIKNQIETQAVNAELEGQRLSLTREDIRLRVAQVYLDLKRNLVYRGLTQGNITESERRLRQIQSLYKNGVVLRSDVLRAELQTSRQQLLLTEINNNITLANQRLNILMGAPEEQPNAPAEDILPATALLTGSYEDYVRQAQGQAPELRVAGLQTRLSQLRLEGTEVIRRPQVGMFAGYSYNFPNRLTFPFVPQIYSFGEVGVRVAYNITGRYYDRHAERAAELGLERQKLAEQNVLDQKRQEVKTAYVRFQETLERIRIAQQNIQQASENYRIVNSTYFNQLALLTDLLDADNQLLQSRFDLITAQVQAATQYYQLQKALGTL; from the coding sequence ATGATCTATCGAAGTCGAGCCTGGATTTTAATAGTAACTATCTCGACAGTAATAGCTTACCAAGCTCAAGCACAGGCAAATTTACAAGCTCAACTAGTACTTACTTTAGATAAGGCTTGGCAGCAAGCCGAAGCCTACAACAAAGAGGTTCAGCTACAGCAGCAGCAAGTTGTTATCAGTCAAGAGCTTGTAAAAGATCGGCAAACTGAGCGGCTACCACGCGTGATGACCCGTGGGGAGTACACCTACCTAGGTGCCTTGTACGGCTACGAACCCAAGAAGTGGCTGAGCAACCCTGAGTCGGTGCCGGTGCCGCCTAGCCCGCACGTGTACAGCGCGGCCCTTCGCACCGAGTGGGACGTGTACACTGGCGGGCGCATCAAAAACCAGATCGAAACGCAGGCGGTGAATGCCGAGCTAGAAGGACAGCGCCTCAGCCTGACGCGGGAAGATATCCGGCTGCGGGTGGCGCAGGTGTACCTCGACCTGAAGCGCAATCTCGTGTACCGCGGCCTCACCCAGGGCAACATCACCGAGTCGGAGCGGCGGCTGCGCCAAATTCAGTCGCTGTATAAAAACGGCGTAGTGCTGCGCAGCGACGTGCTGCGGGCCGAGCTGCAAACCTCGCGGCAGCAACTGCTGCTCACCGAAATCAACAACAACATTACCCTCGCCAACCAGCGCCTCAACATCCTGATGGGTGCGCCCGAAGAGCAGCCCAACGCGCCAGCCGAAGACATTCTGCCGGCTACAGCCCTGCTTACTGGGTCCTACGAAGACTACGTGCGCCAAGCGCAAGGACAGGCGCCGGAGCTGCGGGTGGCGGGCTTACAGACGCGCCTCAGCCAGCTCCGACTAGAAGGCACCGAGGTGATTCGGCGGCCGCAGGTGGGCATGTTTGCGGGCTATAGCTACAACTTTCCCAACCGCCTGACCTTCCCCTTCGTGCCGCAGATTTACAGCTTCGGGGAGGTGGGTGTGCGGGTGGCGTACAACATCACGGGGCGCTACTACGACCGCCACGCGGAAAGAGCGGCCGAGCTAGGGTTGGAGCGCCAAAAGCTAGCCGAGCAAAACGTGCTCGACCAGAAGCGGCAGGAAGTGAAGACGGCGTACGTGCGCTTTCAGGAAACGCTGGAGCGCATTCGCATTGCGCAGCAGAATATTCAGCAAGCTTCGGAAAACTACCGCATCGTGAACAGCACCTATTTCAATCAGCTAGCCCTGCTCACCGATTTGCTCGACGCTGATAACCAGCTGCTTCAGTCGCGCTTCGACCTCATCACGGCGCAGGTGCAGGCCGCTACGCAATACTATCAACTCCAAAAGGCCCTCGGCACTCTATAA
- a CDS encoding MFS transporter codes for MEESQPIFKKWAPEWFVRVVLFMALLPSFAPLGLYASFSTYAAGYYGIEPADVQFSILAYYAGLVSFFPFDPRLSSYLLSRQYFILSVSLLVFVTWLCSLVHELPIFLFLRFVQGVIGATVGSPCLTLIFSRLDTSRARAMGYTVFYGALLTSGPVSTALAGMVLEVFPFPTLYQIYILIQLPGALLLILVLNNVRLKKRIPLYQLEWPSFVFFAVTLLSLGYLVSYGQKLYWLEDNTIRLALVTALVFGACFVLRQLHLKRPYINLSVLSYRNFRIGLGLFLLFYLFRGTTGIATAYFAGVLRLDGWHLAALQVPTLLGIGIGMSLTVRFVLLNYPLRPIWLIGFTLLLVYHVWMYFLFGPSQGPAVFVMPLFLQGLGVGTLMVPITVFTLSSLPPAISLSGSYTAVTARYLGFISSIALVNFFQLYWRTENINRLAQEVLPGTSQLATRLQGYQQSLHSKGMDLGSAQRVATRLLANSLETQSQLRYSMSYYGMVSVAIVLLLLLIVVLPPVRQKVLTFRQRPL; via the coding sequence ATGGAAGAATCCCAACCTATTTTCAAGAAGTGGGCGCCCGAATGGTTTGTGCGGGTGGTCCTTTTTATGGCTCTGCTGCCCTCGTTTGCGCCGCTGGGCTTGTACGCTAGCTTCTCCACGTACGCGGCCGGGTACTACGGCATCGAGCCCGCCGATGTGCAGTTTTCCATCCTGGCTTACTACGCGGGGCTGGTGTCCTTTTTTCCCTTTGACCCTAGGTTGTCCAGCTATCTGCTTTCGCGCCAGTATTTTATCCTGAGCGTGTCGCTGCTGGTATTCGTGACGTGGCTCTGCTCGCTGGTACACGAGCTGCCTATTTTCTTGTTTTTGCGCTTTGTGCAAGGCGTGATTGGTGCCACCGTTGGCAGCCCCTGTCTCACCCTCATCTTCTCCCGCCTTGATACCTCCCGGGCGCGGGCCATGGGTTACACAGTATTCTACGGCGCGCTGCTTACTTCAGGACCCGTCAGCACGGCGCTGGCGGGCATGGTGCTGGAAGTTTTTCCTTTCCCCACGCTTTATCAGATCTACATCCTGATTCAGCTGCCCGGCGCCTTGCTGTTGATCTTGGTGCTGAACAACGTGCGGTTGAAGAAACGTATTCCGCTCTACCAGCTGGAGTGGCCTAGCTTTGTGTTCTTCGCCGTCACGCTGCTTTCGCTGGGCTACTTGGTATCGTACGGGCAGAAGCTGTATTGGCTGGAAGACAATACCATCCGGCTTGCCTTGGTGACGGCGCTAGTGTTCGGAGCGTGTTTCGTGCTGCGCCAGCTGCACCTGAAGCGGCCGTACATCAACTTATCGGTGCTGAGCTACCGCAACTTTCGGATTGGCCTAGGGCTGTTCCTGCTTTTCTATCTGTTCCGCGGCACAACGGGCATTGCGACGGCTTACTTCGCGGGCGTACTACGCCTAGACGGCTGGCACCTAGCCGCGTTGCAAGTACCTACACTACTGGGCATTGGCATTGGCATGAGCCTAACGGTGCGCTTCGTGCTGCTCAACTATCCTCTGCGCCCCATCTGGTTGATAGGCTTTACCTTGCTGCTGGTGTATCACGTGTGGATGTATTTCCTGTTCGGGCCTTCGCAGGGACCGGCCGTGTTTGTGATGCCGCTGTTTCTGCAAGGGCTTGGGGTCGGTACGCTGATGGTGCCCATCACGGTGTTTACGCTGTCGTCGTTGCCGCCGGCTATTAGCCTCTCGGGGTCGTACACGGCGGTTACGGCGCGCTACTTAGGGTTTATCAGCTCCATTGCGCTGGTCAACTTCTTTCAACTGTATTGGCGCACCGAGAACATCAACCGCTTGGCGCAGGAAGTGCTGCCGGGTACTAGTCAGTTGGCCACGCGCTTGCAAGGCTACCAGCAAAGCCTCCACAGCAAAGGCATGGACCTAGGTTCGGCGCAGCGCGTGGCGACGCGCTTGCTGGCAAATTCTTTGGAAACGCAAAGCCAGCTGCGCTATTCCATGAGCTACTACGGCATGGTGAGCGTGGCCATTGTGCTGCTGTTGCTGCTGATTGTGGTGCTGCCGCCTGTCCGCCAAAAGGTGCTCACCTTCCGGCAACGGCCCTTGTAA